In Zingiber officinale cultivar Zhangliang chromosome 6A, Zo_v1.1, whole genome shotgun sequence, a single genomic region encodes these proteins:
- the LOC121996383 gene encoding ras-related protein RABH1e, with product MAMVSALAKYKLVFLGDQSVGKTSIITRFMYDKFDITYQATIGIDFLSKTMYLEDRTVRLQLWDTAGQERFRSLIPSYIRDSSVAIIVYDISNRQSFLNTSRWIEEVRTERGSDVIIVLVGNKTDLIDKRQVSMEEGETKARESGVMFIETSAKAGFNIKPLFRKIAASLPGMESLTSTKQEDMVDVNLKTTTSSTQPQQQSSGCAC from the exons ATGGCGATGGTATCGGCTCTAGCCAAGTACAAGTTGGTGTTCTTAGGAGATCAATCGGTGGGCAAAACTAGCATCATCACTCGCTTCATGTACGACAAATTCGATATCACGTATCAG GCAACCATTGGAATTGATTTTCTATCCAAAACAATGTACCTAGAAGACCGTACTGTGCGTCTTCAGCTCTG GGATACTGCTGGACAGGAGAGATTTAGAAGTCTTATTCCAAGCTACATTAGAGACTCTTCTGTTGCAATTATTGTTTATGATATATCTA ATCGGCAATCATTCTTAAACACTTCAAGGTGGATTGAGGAAGTGCGAACAGAAAGAGGCAGTGATGTTATCATAGTTCTTGTTGGGAACAAGACAGACCTTATTGACAAAAG ACAAGTCTCAATGGAAGAAGGAGAAACGAAAGCTCGTGAGTCTGGCGTGATGTTTATCGAAACCAGCGCTAAGGCTGGATTCAACATCAAA CCATTGTTCCGCAAAATTGCCGCTTCCCTCCCTGGGATGGAATCACTCACCTCCACCAAGCAGGAGGACATGGTTGATGTTAATTTGAAGACGACAACATCTTCAACGCAGCCACAACAGCAATCGAGTGGATGTGCATGCTAG